One window of Nocardia sp. NBC_00508 genomic DNA carries:
- a CDS encoding 1-aminocyclopropane-1-carboxylate deaminase/D-cysteine desulfhydrase, with product MTGALLHARCPEVTDTLPFIRLGTAPTPVRRCDLGTATDLWCKDESGYGDGGWGGNKVRKLEWLLPEARRRGARTILTVGGTGTNWGLATALYGRAHGIDTALALVDQPVDDHVRAQLRRLESSGATLHFTHSKLRTLLAAPWLYLRHLRGGKRPYFLPAGGSSPIGALGYVEAAYELAAQIAAGELPEPTHIVTAVGSGGTAAGLALGLRLAGLRTRVVGVVVNDTLPLDAAHVVRLAERTENLLRSRGARFTPTGLRPEDVTMTTDWLGPGYGHTTTAARDAEQRAAAAGLQLEPVYTAKALAALLHMDATAAFGAGPVLFLDTYGPRSAAR from the coding sequence ATGACCGGTGCGCTGCTCCATGCGCGTTGTCCCGAGGTGACCGACACCTTGCCGTTCATCCGGCTCGGCACCGCGCCGACACCGGTGCGCCGGTGTGATCTCGGCACCGCGACCGACCTGTGGTGCAAAGACGAGAGTGGATACGGCGACGGCGGCTGGGGCGGCAACAAAGTACGCAAGCTGGAATGGCTGCTGCCCGAGGCGCGGCGCCGCGGTGCGCGCACCATCCTGACCGTCGGCGGCACCGGTACCAACTGGGGCCTGGCCACGGCCTTGTACGGCCGCGCCCACGGCATCGATACCGCTCTCGCCCTGGTCGATCAGCCGGTCGACGACCACGTCCGCGCGCAGCTGCGGCGACTGGAAAGCTCTGGCGCCACACTGCATTTCACGCACAGCAAGCTGCGCACGTTGCTCGCCGCGCCGTGGCTGTATCTGCGGCACCTGCGGGGCGGCAAGCGCCCGTATTTCCTGCCCGCGGGCGGGTCGTCGCCGATCGGCGCCCTGGGTTACGTCGAGGCGGCGTATGAACTCGCGGCTCAGATCGCCGCGGGCGAGCTTCCCGAACCCACGCACATCGTCACCGCCGTCGGGTCCGGTGGCACCGCGGCCGGTCTCGCACTCGGGTTACGACTGGCCGGATTGCGCACGCGCGTTGTCGGGGTCGTCGTGAACGACACACTCCCCCTCGACGCCGCGCACGTCGTCCGCCTCGCCGAGCGCACCGAGAACCTGCTTCGTTCCCGCGGAGCCCGCTTCACCCCAACCGGACTGCGGCCCGAGGACGTCACGATGACCACCGACTGGCTCGGCCCCGGCTACGGCCACACCACAACGGCCGCACGCGACGCCGAACAGCGTGCCGCTGCGGCCGGACTGCAATTGGAGCCCGTCTACACCGCCAAAGCCTTGGCCGCACTGCTCCACATGGACGCCACAGCCGCTTTCGGCGCGGGTCCCGTGCTGTTCCTCGACACCTACGGCCCACGCTCAGCGGCCCGATGA
- a CDS encoding QsdR family transcriptional regulator, with protein sequence MIDSSQRTTRPPGRPASATREQVIEHARKAFLAGERVDIQAIAGQLGLSRASIYRWFGSRDGVLGAVLAGEFEALLSRADARRRSIGARRILDVLYRVNRWMTDNEPFRRYFENEPLSGLRILTASDGPCQPLVVRTVLGLIVRATQEDGYRPPLEPALLAYTLVRLGEAFLYNDNVAGIRGDVDRLHEVQAALLGIPEAITP encoded by the coding sequence GTGATCGATTCCAGTCAGCGGACCACCCGCCCTCCCGGCCGACCGGCCTCCGCGACGAGGGAACAGGTCATCGAACACGCCCGCAAGGCGTTCCTGGCCGGCGAACGCGTGGACATCCAGGCTATCGCCGGGCAACTCGGGCTCAGCCGCGCCTCGATCTACCGCTGGTTCGGCTCCCGTGACGGCGTGCTCGGCGCGGTCTTGGCCGGGGAATTCGAGGCCCTGCTCAGCCGCGCGGACGCACGCCGCCGCTCCATCGGCGCCCGGCGCATCCTGGATGTGCTCTACCGGGTCAACCGCTGGATGACCGACAACGAACCGTTCCGCCGCTACTTCGAGAACGAGCCGCTGTCCGGGCTGCGCATCCTGACCGCCAGCGATGGACCGTGTCAGCCGCTGGTGGTACGCACGGTCCTGGGATTGATCGTTCGCGCCACCCAGGAGGACGGATACCGCCCGCCCCTCGAACCCGCGCTGCTGGCCTACACGCTGGTCCGCCTCGGGGAGGCGTTCCTGTACAACGACAACGTCGCGGGCATCCGCGGCGACGTCGACCGCCTCCACGAGGTCCAAGCGGCGCTGCTGGGTATCCCCGAGGCGATCACGCCATGA
- a CDS encoding acyl-CoA dehydrogenase — translation MRSTLLSRRDLDFLLYEWLDAEGLTKRERYAEHSRETFDAVLELSEQLATKYFAPHNKLNDANEPTFDGERVTVIPEVGRALEAFAKAGLPSAAMDYELGGAQLPATVAQASYAWFQAANPGTAGYPFLTVANANLLVAHADPELVEKFVRPMLAGRFFGTMCLSEPQAGSSLADIVTRAEPQDDGTYRLSGTKMWISGGDHELGENIVHLVLAKIPGGPAGTKGISLFVVPRFLVGDDGAIGERNDVALAGLNHKMGFRGTVNTVLNFGEGRWTPGGAPGAVGYLVGEPHRGLTYMFHMMNEARIGVGLVAAALGYTGYLESLDYARTRTQGRAKLPADPAAPQRPIIEHADVKRMLLAQKAYAEGGLALVLYCARLVDDQRTAESEEDRRAVTLLLDILTPIAKSWPSQWCLEANSLAIQVLGGYGYTREYNVEQHYRDNRLNPIHEGTHGIQGLDLLGRKVTQQGGAGLLALGARVEATIAAAGMAGGEAAELAAQLDSAWRRLVEVTAGLFATGDIEAALANSSVYLEAFGHIVLAWIWLEQFLATGERSGDFYDGKRHAARFFYHFELPRTAPALDLLARLDTTTLQMREAWF, via the coding sequence ATGCGGTCGACCCTGCTGTCCCGGCGCGATCTCGATTTCCTGCTCTACGAGTGGCTGGACGCGGAGGGGCTCACCAAACGCGAACGGTACGCCGAGCACTCGCGGGAGACCTTCGACGCCGTGCTGGAGCTCAGCGAGCAGCTGGCCACCAAGTACTTCGCGCCGCACAACAAGCTCAACGACGCCAACGAACCGACCTTCGACGGCGAACGCGTCACCGTCATCCCCGAGGTCGGTCGCGCGCTGGAAGCGTTCGCGAAGGCCGGGCTGCCTTCGGCGGCAATGGATTACGAACTCGGCGGTGCGCAACTGCCCGCCACCGTCGCACAGGCGAGCTACGCGTGGTTCCAGGCGGCCAACCCCGGTACCGCGGGTTATCCGTTCCTCACCGTGGCCAACGCAAATCTGCTCGTCGCCCACGCCGATCCGGAGCTGGTCGAGAAGTTCGTCCGGCCGATGCTCGCGGGCCGCTTCTTCGGCACCATGTGCCTGTCCGAGCCGCAGGCCGGTTCGTCATTGGCCGACATCGTCACCCGCGCCGAGCCGCAGGACGACGGGACGTACCGACTGTCCGGCACCAAGATGTGGATCTCCGGCGGCGATCACGAACTCGGCGAGAACATCGTGCACCTGGTGCTGGCGAAGATCCCCGGCGGACCCGCGGGCACCAAGGGGATCTCGCTGTTCGTGGTGCCCCGCTTCCTGGTCGGCGACGACGGCGCGATCGGCGAACGCAACGACGTCGCGCTGGCCGGGCTCAACCACAAGATGGGCTTCCGCGGCACCGTGAACACGGTGCTGAACTTCGGCGAGGGCCGCTGGACGCCCGGCGGCGCGCCCGGCGCGGTCGGCTATCTGGTCGGCGAACCGCATCGCGGGCTGACCTACATGTTCCACATGATGAACGAGGCGCGGATCGGCGTCGGCCTGGTCGCCGCCGCGCTCGGCTACACCGGCTACCTCGAGTCGCTCGACTACGCCCGCACCCGCACCCAGGGCCGGGCCAAACTGCCCGCCGACCCGGCCGCGCCGCAGCGGCCGATCATCGAACACGCCGACGTGAAGCGAATGCTGCTGGCGCAGAAGGCCTATGCCGAAGGCGGGCTGGCGCTGGTGCTGTACTGCGCACGCCTGGTGGACGACCAGCGCACCGCGGAGTCCGAGGAGGACCGCCGCGCGGTCACCCTGCTGCTGGATATCCTGACCCCGATCGCCAAGAGCTGGCCCTCGCAGTGGTGCCTGGAGGCCAACAGCCTCGCCATCCAGGTGCTCGGCGGCTACGGCTACACCCGCGAGTACAACGTCGAACAGCACTACCGGGACAACCGGCTCAACCCGATCCACGAGGGAACGCACGGCATCCAGGGCCTGGATCTGCTGGGCCGCAAGGTGACCCAGCAGGGCGGGGCCGGCCTGCTGGCGCTCGGCGCGCGGGTCGAGGCCACCATCGCCGCCGCTGGCATGGCGGGTGGCGAGGCGGCCGAGCTTGCCGCCCAGCTGGATTCGGCGTGGCGCCGGCTGGTCGAGGTGACCGCCGGACTGTTCGCCACCGGCGACATCGAAGCCGCGCTGGCCAACAGCTCGGTCTACCTGGAGGCGTTCGGGCACATCGTGCTGGCGTGGATCTGGCTCGAGCAGTTTCTCGCCACCGGGGAGCGTTCCGGCGACTTCTATGATGGCAAGCGGCACGCGGCGCGGTTCTTCTATCATTTCGAGCTGCCCAGGACCGCACCGGCACTGGACCTGCTCGCCCGCCTGGACACGACTACGCTGCAGATGCGGGAAGCGTGGTTCTGA
- a CDS encoding YbaB/EbfC family nucleoid-associated protein, whose protein sequence is MDRWEQEALRSANDGMREQVDQMLDLLVEQRQQLAAVQQQLETARCSASSADGLVEVTVDATGVLVDVQFSTDALRSTADQLGKSVTDAGRAAAQRAQQQMQQMIAPIAEAIPDLPDLFPRAPSLRDPLERESHHA, encoded by the coding sequence ATGGACCGCTGGGAGCAGGAGGCGTTGCGCTCAGCAAATGACGGGATGCGCGAGCAAGTCGATCAGATGCTCGATCTGCTCGTCGAACAGCGCCAGCAGTTGGCCGCCGTCCAGCAGCAACTGGAAACGGCGCGGTGCAGCGCGAGTTCGGCCGACGGTTTGGTCGAGGTGACCGTCGACGCCACCGGAGTGCTCGTCGACGTGCAGTTCAGCACCGATGCTCTGCGCAGCACGGCCGACCAGCTGGGCAAGTCCGTGACCGACGCCGGGCGCGCGGCTGCCCAGCGAGCTCAGCAGCAGATGCAGCAGATGATCGCGCCGATCGCCGAGGCGATACCCGACCTACCCGATCTGTTTCCCCGCGCACCGAGCCTGCGGGACCCGCTGGAGCGCGAATCCCACCACGCGTGA